The following proteins are co-located in the Manihot esculenta cultivar AM560-2 chromosome 9, M.esculenta_v8, whole genome shotgun sequence genome:
- the LOC110623243 gene encoding uncharacterized protein LOC110623243: MIAPHSFLSSRLAGIPGVKASLLEEFGVRLITYDLPGFGESDPHPSRNLNSSALDMLHLANAIGINDKFWVLGYSSGSMHAWAALRYIPDRIACAVMIAPMINPYELGMTKEEMRKTWENGPSKRKLMYFLARKFPKFLSYFYRQSLSFLSGFHGRIDKWMSESLGRKDEILIEDPAFEEFWHMDVEESIRQGSAKPFIEEAVLQVSNWGFSLADLHVQKKCQKKGIILWLRSTYSPAECDLAGFLGPIHIWQGTDDQLAPPSMTDYINRVLPGVVLHKIPNEGHECHRQIFSALFGEALGPLNKMAEMNETSFQGQLEEVLSSSPPMVDSSSGDM; this comes from the exons ATGATTGCTCCACATTCTTTTCTCTCGTCTCGACTTGCAG GTATACCTGGAGTTAAAGCATCACTACTCGAAGAGTTTGGTGTTCGCTTGATCACATATGACCTTCCTGGTTTTGGGGAGAGTGATCCTCATCCGAGCAGAAATCTTAACTCATCAGCACTTGATATGCTCCACCTAGCGAATGCTATAGGCATTAATGACAAGTTTTGGGTGCTGGGTTACTCAAGTGGAAGCATGCATGCTTGGGCTGCACTCAGATACATCCCTGATAGAATTGCTT GTGCTGTGATGATTGCCCCAATGATTAATCCATATGAGCTGGGTATGACAAAAGAAGAGATGAGAAAAACATGGGAAAATGGGCCGTCAAAAAGGAAATTAATGTACTTCTTAGCTCGGAAATTTCCaaaatttctctcttatttttatcGCCAAAGCTTAAGCTTCTTATCTGGTTTTCATGGTCGAATTGATAAGTGGATGTCTGAGTCACTTGGAAGGAAG GATGAAATTTTGATTGAGGATCCAGCATTTGAAGAATTTTGGCATATGGATGTGGAGGAGTCAATCCGCCAAGGGAGTGCAAAACCATTCATTGAGGAAGCTGTACTACAGGTGTCAAACTGGGGTTTCAGCTTGGCAGATCTACATGTGCAGAAGAAGTGTCAGAAGAAAGGCATTATCCTTTGGCTTAGGTCCACGTACAGTCCAGCAGAATGTGATTTGGCTGGATTTCTTGGCCCAATTCACATATGGCAG GGGACGGATGACCAATTAGCACCACCATCAATGACTGACTACATAAACCGGGTTCTACCAGGTGTTGTCCTGCATAAGATTCCAAATGAAGGCCATGAATGCCATAGGCAGATATTCTCTGCTCTTTTTGGAGAAGCTCTAGGTCCGCTTAACAAGATGGCTGAAATGAATGAAACTTCATTTCAAGGACAGCTGGAAGAGGTGTTATCATCATCACCACCTATGGTTGATTCTTCTTCAGGAGATATGTGA
- the LOC110623242 gene encoding uncharacterized protein LOC110623242 has protein sequence MSESENEYQFESSNGSDCTKTVGIDESDEISSDSHVDSEVELDEMDIAKDSDGLSNLESEASIDSSSSDGDNAPDQKDHLHGFYNNPFTYNGEGEIQFEIGQCFVDASAFRNALRDYAIKGGYVIRRKKNDLKRVTAICATAGCPWRVHASVIPDGRTFMIKTMASDHTCIRAMGNKNANANSKWVAGKLMDALSADGDMSYDLMHHELVKEWGVEVSKWNLYKAKARARLQNEGSHRDSYKILEEYVKELQRHNPGTFVKFQFGDRLSNNDPKVFKKMFLSFKPIIDGFKAGCRPFIGVDGCHLKGLFGGVLLSAISLDGDKGVIPLAIAIVEIECGTSWDFFFDCLKTCIGPENDETPLTFMSDRQKGLIEAVNNWFPEACHRFCGRHMFNNFKKQYPGLGLKQEFWNDARATHGYEFWEAMKRIKRVKDGEPFDWLLKVPMSQWSRHMFWPEAKSEHLTNNMTESFNAWIGKIRGLPIVKLLDAFRQKCMVRLQKRYANGTSWEGKITPNARKTINSIIKQGKNCRLLPCRNDEFEVTEGNLKFDVKLQEKKCSCKWWDISGLPCKHVALCIGYMRQDIEDYCHYYYYVSTYLKVYEGVIHPMPQANYSIQDESQCIMPPLLKRLPGRPRKARKREEGEAAPSNVRTKSKTTRCATCKQLGHNKRTCQRAPIKEKVSICGYYFLDYILNKLI, from the exons ATGAGTGAGAGTGAAAATGAATATCAATTTGAGTCCTCTAATGGCAGTGATTGTACAAAAACTGTTGGAATTGATGAATCAGATGAGATTAGTAGTGATAGTCATGTAGATTCAGAAGTTGAGTTAGATGAAATGGATATTGCTAAGGATAGTGATGGATTGAGCAACTTAGAGTCAGAAGCTTCAATAGATTCATCATCATCAGATGGTGACAATGCACCAGACCAGAAGGATCATTTGCATGGATTTTACAATAATCCATTTACATATAATGGTGAAGGTGAGATCCAATTTGAGATTGGTCAATGTTTTGTTGATGCTTCTGCCTTTAGGAATGCTTTACGAGATTATGCTATTAAGGGGGGTTATGTTattagaaggaaaaaaaatgatttGAAAAGGGTTACAGCTATATGTGCCACCGCTGGTTGTCCATGGAGAGTACATGCATCAGTGATACCAGATGGTAGAACATTTATGATTAAAACAATGGCAAGTGATCATACATGTATTAGGGCAATGGGTAATAAAAATGCAAATGCAAATTCTAAGTGGGTTGCAGGTAAACTAATGGATGCCTTATCAGCAGATGGTGATATGTCTTATGACTTAATGCATCATGAACTTGTGAAAGAATGGGGAGTTGAGGTGAGTAAATGGAATTTATACAAAGCTAAAGCAAGAGCTAGATTGCAAAATGAAGGCAGTCACAGAGATAGTTATAAGATTTTAGAAGAATATGTGAAGGAGCTACAAAGGCATAATCCAGGAACTTTTGTCAAATTTCAGTTTGGAGATAGGCTTTCAAATAATGATCCAAAAGTATTTAAGAAGATGTTTTTGTCTTTTAAACCAATTATAGATGGCTTTAAAGCTGGATGTAGACCATTTATAGGTGTTGATGGGTGCCACTTGAAAGGTCTATTTGGAGGTGTTTTGCTATCAGCTATATCACTTGATGGTGATAAAGGTGTGATTCCTTTAGCTATTGCAATTGTGGAGATTGAGTGTGGTACAAGTTGGGATTTTTTCTTTGATTGCTTGAAAACCTGCATTGGTCCAGAAAATGATGAAACACCTCTGACATTCATGAGTGATAGACAAAAG GGACTTATTGAAGCTGTCAATAATTGGTTTCCTGAGGCATGTCATAGATTTTGTGGTAGACATATGTTCAACAACTTTAAGAAGCAATATCCTGGACTTGGTCTGAAACAAGAATTTTGGAATGATGCTAGAGCCACACATGGATATGAGTTCTGGGAGGCAATGAAAAGGATTAAAAGGGTTAAGGATGGGGAGCCATTTGACTGGTTATTGAAGGTACCCATGAGCCAATGGAGTAGACACATGTTTTGGCCAGAAGCAAAATCAGAGCATTTAACCAATAACATGACAGAATCATTTAATGCATGGATCGGAAAAATTAGAGGGTTGCCAATTGTGAAACTGTTAGATGCATTTAGACAAAAATGCATGGTCAGACTCCAGAAGAGATATGCCAATGGGACTTCATGGGAAGGTAAGATCACTCCTAACGCTCGCAAGACAATTAATTCAATCATCAAGCAAGGGAAAAATTGTAGGTTATTGCCATGTAGAAATGATGAATTTGAAGTCACTGAGGGTAATCTGAAATTTGATGTAAAGcttcaagaaaaaaaatgctCTTGCAAATGGTGGGACATAAGTGGATTGCCTTGCAAACATGTAGCCTTGTGTATTGGATACATGCGTCAAGATATTGAGGATTATTGCCATTATTACTATTATGTTTCAACATATTTGAAGGTTTATGAAGGGGTTATTCACCCAATGCCACAAGCCAATTACAGTATACAAGATGAGTCTCAATGTATTATGCCACCACTTTTGAAAAGGTTACCTGGGAGGCCTAGAAAAGCAAGGAAGAGGGAAGAAGGTGAAGCTGCTCCATCAAATGTAAGGACCAAATCAAAGACAACTAGATGTGCCACATGTAAGCAACTAGGGCATAATAAAAGGACTTGTCAAAGGGCACCTATTAAGGAGAAGGTAAGTATTTGtggatattattttttagattatatattgaataaattaatttaa